The following DNA comes from Bacteroidia bacterium.
GTCCTATTGACATACAAGAAATGTTTTGAACCTCTAGCTTCTCGCATTTTACTTAGTTCATCCGCATATTTTTGGGCATCAGAGTAGTATTTAGGATTTCCAAAGTCAAAACTGTCTTGGTAGTAAGGTTGTGCAAGAATTTTAAGCATACCTTGAAAAAGTTTGACAAAATACTTAACCTGCTCTTGGCTATCGCTATCTCGGATAATTTCTAATTTTCGCAAAGAAAGTTCAGTTTTTTCATCCGAAGATAAAACATCAGGGTGAGTAAGCTTAAAGTACTCTTCGTAAAATTCTTTTGGAATCTGTTTTACACAACCGAAGTCAAGCACGTATAAGATATCCTGTTCACTAATTAAAAAATTACCAGGGTGAGGATCGGAATGGACTTTTTTCAAGTAATGTATTTGATAGTTATAGAAGTCCCATATTGCTTGGGCAATTTTATTTTTACGCTCTTGGGAAGGATTTTCTGCTAAAAATTGGTCAAGGTGCTTGCCGAATATCCACTCCATGGTAAGCACTTTGGTTGCGGAATATTCGGGATAGTATTTAGGGAAGCTAACGTTAGGTATATCTCTGCATAGTGAGCTAATTTCTTGAGCTTGTTTCAATTCTAAAAGGTAGTCTGTTTCTTCTATGAGCTTTTGTTCAATTTCTTGTAAATAAGTGTTAATTTCTTTTTCTTTCATTTTCATTAGCCGCATAGCAAAGGGTTTGACCATTTTTAGGTCTGATGAGATAGCTTCTTTTACGCCTGGGTACTGAATTTTAATGGCAAAGTGTTGTCCATTTTTGGTAGCTTTGTGTACTTGTCCTATGGAAGCGGCATGCGAAGCGGACATATCAAACGTGTCAAAAATTTCCTGTGGTGTTTTACCGAAAGCATCTTTGAAAGTTTTAATTATCAGCGGACCCGAGAGTGGTGGAGCTTTATATTGAGCTTGGGCAAATATACGAGTGTAAGCCTTTGGCAAGTTTTGCTCATCCATGCTCATCATTTGGGCAATTTTGAGAGCGCTGCCCTTGAGTTGGCTTAGC
Coding sequences within:
- a CDS encoding AarF/ABC1/UbiB kinase family protein; the protein is MKDTQEVQDKIPVSKVARATAFLKTGVKVGANYVKHYAKKLVTEVNQEELDEKNAADIYETLSQLKGSALKIAQMMSMDEQNLPKAYTRIFAQAQYKAPPLSGPLIIKTFKDAFGKTPQEIFDTFDMSASHAASIGQVHKATKNGQHFAIKIQYPGVKEAISSDLKMVKPFAMRLMKMKEKEINTYLQEIEQKLIEETDYLLELKQAQEISSLCRDIPNVSFPKYYPEYSATKVLTMEWIFGKHLDQFLAENPSQERKNKIAQAIWDFYNYQIHYLKKVHSDPHPGNFLISEQDILYVLDFGCVKQIPKEFYEEYFKLTHPDVLSSDEKTELSLRKLEIIRDSDSQEQVKYFVKLFQGMLKILAQPYYQDSFDFGNPKYYSDAQKYADELSKMREARGSKHFLYVNRTYFGIYSMMQQLQAHINTGKEWNLNKFVVLE